A stretch of DNA from Clostridiales bacterium:
CTTTTTGGTGCATATTCCGGCTTTGATACCATTGAGGAATGTTTCGAGGACCTGACAGGATGCATTCATGCACTCGAAACCGGCCTTTCTTCTGACCCGCCGATGAACTGGCGACTTTCAGCCTTGGATCGCTTTACATTGGTTTCGAATTCGGATGCCCATTCGCCGGCGAATCTTGCAAGGGAGGCTAATATATTTAATACTGATTTATCATATGCGGATATTTCGCATTCGCTAGAGAGCCGGAATACAGATGAATTTCTCGGCACGATCGAATTTTTCCCGGAGGAGGGGAAATACCACTATGACGGGCATCGTCACTGCAAAGTGTGCTTGAAACCTGCAGATACAGATGCTGTTTCGGGTATATGCCCGGTATGCGGCAGACGGATTACCGTTGGAGTGCTCCACCGGGTGGAGGCCCTATCAGACCGAGAAGAGGGCTTTATACCGCCAGGGGCGAAACGTTTTGAAAGTATTATTCCCCTCCGCGAGGTGATTGCTGCCTGTATAGGATTTTCCGCTGCAAGCGGCAAGGTCAGGAAAAGGTACGATGATATGATACATACTCTGGGTCCGGAGCTTTTTATCCTTCGGGAGGCACAAATCGAAGATATCAAACTTAAAGCAGGTCCGCTGGTTGCCGAGGGTATCCGCAGACTCCGTGAAAGGAAAGTGGAAGTTCTGCCCGGGTATGATGGCGAATACGGAAAGATTAAGATTTTCGATCGAGGCGAAATCGACCGGCTCTCCGGCCAGATGCGTTTTTTTCAGGAAGAGATGAAGAAAGATTCAGTGCCTGAAAACGGTAAGAGTGTGAAAGCTAATGTATCGAAAGCCCTTGATACATCGGACAGTACGGCTGCCATGATACAGGGGAAAACATCGGATGAGATTAAAAATGTTTCTAAAGATGAATTTTCAGGATTGAACTGTGAACAGATGGAGGCTGTATCCGCTTTAGACCATGCTATCGCGGTAATCGCCGGGCCTGGAACAGGGAAAACGAGAACGCTGGTAAGCAGGATAGCCCGTCTTGTTAAGGAATGCGGCGTATCGCCAAGACAGATCACCGCTGTTACCTTTACTAACCGGGCGGCAGATGAAATGCGAGTCCGCCTTACCGCATATTTCAAAGACAGGCGAACAGTAAATGCCATGACTATCGGGACATTTCACTCCATTTGTCTGAAAATCCTGCGTGAGGGAAAAAAGAATGCAGACCTTACGGTGATCGATGAGCAGGATTCACTCTCCATAGTCGAAGATATATTAAAAAATTTCCGGGTCAAAGCTTCCCCGAGAGATGTTTTGAAGGAGATTTCCCTTGTCAAAAGCGGCGCTAAGCTGCAGGAGGATGCCGATGTCCCACCCAAGGTTTACGAGGCGTATTGCACGCATCTTGCGCAGTATGGTGTGATGGACTATGATGATATCCTTTTGAATTCGCTCGCGCTGTTTGAGGACGGAGGTATGGAAAGCAGTGAGGAGAAAAAATTTCAAAAGTCATTTTTAAACCTTCTGGTGGACGAATTTCAGGATATCAATCCCATCCAGTATCGACTTATACAGGCATGGAGCAAAAAAAGCTCCGGGATTTTTGTGATCGGAGATCCCGACCAGTCCATTTACGGGTTCCGTGGGTCGGATTCCCACTGCTTTGATCGGTTTTTTAAGGATTTTCCAGGGGCACGGCAGATCTATCTTAAAGAGAACTACCGCTCGACGCCTGAAATTATCGGATGTTCCCGATCCGTCATTGCGGGGGATAATGATGCAAAACCTTCTCTTGAGGCGCGGAAGGCCAGCGGGGCCAAAGTGCGCATTATAGAAGCAGACGGTGATTTCCCTGAAGCGATTTTTGTGGCCAAGGAGATAAATCGAATGATCGGTGGCATCGACATGCTCGAGGTCCATGATTCATTGAATTCAAAGAGAAAAAAGTTATCTGATTTGTATGTTAGAAGTTTTTCGGATATTGCTGTGTTGTATAGGACCAACCGTCAGGCAGAACTTCTGGAAGAATGCCTTTTAAAAGAAGGCATTCCATACATAGTCGCCGGACGCGGCGATTTTCTTTCCGACAGCGAAGTCCGCAAGGCAATTGCTTTTTTCCGCTTTTTGCTGGAGCCGGCCGACCTTGTTTCCTTACATTTGTGCTTGAAGGAGTGGGAAATTGGAGATCGGATACGGAGAGTTATTGAGGAATATGCCGGCTCGGATAAGAGCATTCCGTCCCTCTTAAAAATCATGGAAGAAATTCCAACCAGGATGGAGAAACTTCAAAGATTTTTGGAGTTGCTGAGCAAATATGAGCCTCTCGTCCATAGGGAAAAGCCGCAGAAGCTGATCGAAGCCTGGATTGACGATAATGGACTGCAGGATGATCGAAACATTAAGCTTTTTTCAAACATGGCTGTCATGCATGATAAAATGTCTTCCCTGCTGCAGAATTTGCTGCTTGGCCGTGAAGGCGACGTGGTTCGCAGCGGAGCAAAGAGCTATTCACCAGATGCGGTTTCCCTCATGACACTGCACGCGGCGAAAGGCCTTGAATTTCCGGTAGTGTTTATAAGCGGCGTAAGTGATGGCATAATCCCGCTGAAAAATCGCAAAGGTGACTGCGACATCGATGAAGAACGACGGCTTTTCTATGTCGGAATGACAAGGGCGAAGGAAGAACTGATCATCCTAACTTCTTCTGCGCCATCTCCATTCCTTGCGGATTTTCCTGAGGGATTCTGCTCTGAAGGCAATGCCTTTGAACGGAAGAAAGCTCCTGAGTTTGAGCAGATCAAATTTTTTTGATGATAACGTTCTTCAAATAATTTTGATTCGTAATATGAGATTATGTTATTTTGAGCATTTATTTGTTGCTCAAAATAACATAATCCAATTTATGCCTGATTTCAAATTACGAATTGAAGTTTAGATTAAACTTATTAACCGGACAGTTTGTGTTACTATAAAACAAATGACGATGCCTGTTATTGTAGGTACTAAAAACGATATCAATGTCCACTTGATGCTTTGTGTCTCTTTTCGTATCGTCAATAATGTAGTTCCACAAGGAAAATGCATAAGTGAAAACAGCATGACGCAAACTGCTGTGAGATATGTCCAGCCATGAGATACCAGAAGATTTCTTAATTCTTCCAGGCTGCTTAATTCCAATATATTTCCTGTTGCCGTATAGCTCATTATTATAATAGGAACAACAATCTCATTTGCAGGAAGTCCGAGGATAAACGCCATAAGTATATAACCGTCCAAACCAATCAGATTGGCGAAAGGCTGCAGGAAATTGGCTCCGTGGGATAATAGGCTCATATTTCCAACTTGTATATTTGCCATGAGCCAAATAATTAATCCGGCAGGAGCGGCGACTGAAATGGCACGGGTTAACACGAATAAAGTCCTGTCTAATATAGAGCGTACTATTATGCGCCCAATTTGAGGTTTACGGTATGGAGGCAATTCCAACGCAAATGAGGACGGCAAACCTTTTAAAATTGTTTTGGATAATATTCTCGACATAAGCAAGGTCATAGCAACGCCGAGTACGATAACGCAAATCATGGCAATAGTAGAGACCAATGAGTGATAGGCGCTTGATACGGCACTGCCGATGAAAATGGTAGATATAGCTATTAATGTTGGAAAGCGCCCATTACAAGGAACAAAATTATTAGTGATTATCGCAATCAAGCGTTCCCTTGGAGAGTCTATTATTCTGCATCCGATTACACCTGCCGCATTACACCCGAAACCCATACACATGGTCAGCGCCTGCTTTCCGTGAGCACAGGCTTTTTTAAAAAAATTGTCAAGGTTAAATGCGACTCTTGGCAAGTAACCTAAATCCTCTAGCAGGGTAAAAAGCGGAAAGAATATGGCCATCGGTGGCAGCATAACGGAAACAACCCATGCAAGCGTCCTGTATATGCCTAAAACAAGTACACCATGCAACCAAGCCGGAGAACCGATCCACATAAAAAAATCGGTCAAACGGTCTTCAATCCAAAACAGGAATCTTGCTATAATTTCAGAAGGGTAGTTGGCACCGGTAATAGTAAGCCAAAATACTAATCCCAACAATACAATCATAATAGGGATACCAAATAATTTTGACGTAAGTATGCTGTCGATTCTCCTATCCGTAGCGTTATATTTTTTATTCTCCAATTTAACTACATGGTTGCATATGTTTTCCGCAGTATGGACGATACTGGATACCACATTATCGCGGAATGCATCGGGGTTAATGCCATTATCAACCAAAAATTTTCTTGCGTACTTTAACTTGTTAATAATAATTTCATTTTCATTTAATTTAAAGCCTAAAAAATCATTAAGGGAGCTAAGGAGCGTTTTATCGCCATCGAGTAGTTTTAATGTCACCCATCGGCTATTTATGGTATTCCCGACAATTCCTTTTACATAAGGCTCTAAATATTCTATAGCTTTTTCAATAATATCGTCATATTTTACTTTTAGCGGAGAGGTATTTGCTTGCTTATTCGTTATTTTATAAACCGTCTCCATTAAATCATTTAAGCCTTTGTTATTCCTTGCGCTTGTTCCAATAGCAGGTACGCCAAGTCGCTTTGATAACCCATCTATGTCAATGCTTATTTTCTTTCGCTTGGCTTCATCCATAAGATTTACACATACAACTACTTTGTCGGTGATTTCAAGTGTTTGCAGCACAAGATTCAAGTTACGTTCAAGACAGGTAGCGTCTGTGACGACTACTGTTGCGTCAGGTTTTCCGAAGCATACGAAATCCCTTGCCACTTCCTCTTCAACAGAGTTTGACATAAGGGAGTAAGTCCCTGGAATATCTACGAGTATAAAATCCTTATCCCTATGCTTATAATATCCTTGTGCATTTGTTACCGTCTTGCCCGGCCAGTTTCCTGTATGCTGATTCAGGCCGGTCAAGCTGTTGAAAACGGTACTTTTCCCTACATTTGGATTCCCTGCTAATGCTATAACAAATTCGTTGTCACTATTGCGGCTCACATTAAAAGTTTCTTTTAATACATTTACTCCTGTTGACTGACATGTACAACCCATAGAATAACCTCTCTTTGCTATTTTTGATACTAATTCTCTTCAACAAATATTTTTGATGCTTCTTCGGAACGCAGAGCAATTACAGCACCCCTGATTTGATAAGCCGTTGGGTCCCCTGAAGGACTTTTCTGCATGGCTTCTACCTGGGTATCTATAATCAATCCCAAATCCAGCATTCTACGCCTGGTACTTCCGTCGGCAGTAAGTTCTTTAACTCTGGCAGCACTTCCTATCGGTAAAAGATTTAATGGAATAACTTTACTTTTCATAGATGATATACCTCCTGTAAAAGTTATGTTTATAGATTATTTTATTTTTGTTAGTCGTGGTAAAATGTTTTGCTTATGACTAATATATGTGCAATAAACTAAAAGTGTTACGCATATAATCAATTATGATGAAATATTTAGCAATCTAAAATATAAAAAGGTTGTGGTAATGATGAA
This window harbors:
- a CDS encoding FeoA family protein — translated: MKSKVIPLNLLPIGSAARVKELTADGSTRRRMLDLGLIIDTQVEAMQKSPSGDPTAYQIRGAVIALRSEEASKIFVEEN
- a CDS encoding UvrD-helicase domain-containing protein, whose translation is MFLADLHIHSKYSRATSRDCVPEMLELWARRKGLDLIGTGDFTHPAWREELKEKLVPAEEGLYTLKDEFRMQEDIGDSHRKPRFIVSGEISSIYKKNGKVRKVHNLILLPGLEAAETLSHRLEAIGNLHSDGRPILGLDSRDLLEITLDVCKDAIFIPAHIWTPHFSLFGAYSGFDTIEECFEDLTGCIHALETGLSSDPPMNWRLSALDRFTLVSNSDAHSPANLAREANIFNTDLSYADISHSLESRNTDEFLGTIEFFPEEGKYHYDGHRHCKVCLKPADTDAVSGICPVCGRRITVGVLHRVEALSDREEGFIPPGAKRFESIIPLREVIAACIGFSAASGKVRKRYDDMIHTLGPELFILREAQIEDIKLKAGPLVAEGIRRLRERKVEVLPGYDGEYGKIKIFDRGEIDRLSGQMRFFQEEMKKDSVPENGKSVKANVSKALDTSDSTAAMIQGKTSDEIKNVSKDEFSGLNCEQMEAVSALDHAIAVIAGPGTGKTRTLVSRIARLVKECGVSPRQITAVTFTNRAADEMRVRLTAYFKDRRTVNAMTIGTFHSICLKILREGKKNADLTVIDEQDSLSIVEDILKNFRVKASPRDVLKEISLVKSGAKLQEDADVPPKVYEAYCTHLAQYGVMDYDDILLNSLALFEDGGMESSEEKKFQKSFLNLLVDEFQDINPIQYRLIQAWSKKSSGIFVIGDPDQSIYGFRGSDSHCFDRFFKDFPGARQIYLKENYRSTPEIIGCSRSVIAGDNDAKPSLEARKASGAKVRIIEADGDFPEAIFVAKEINRMIGGIDMLEVHDSLNSKRKKLSDLYVRSFSDIAVLYRTNRQAELLEECLLKEGIPYIVAGRGDFLSDSEVRKAIAFFRFLLEPADLVSLHLCLKEWEIGDRIRRVIEEYAGSDKSIPSLLKIMEEIPTRMEKLQRFLELLSKYEPLVHREKPQKLIEAWIDDNGLQDDRNIKLFSNMAVMHDKMSSLLQNLLLGREGDVVRSGAKSYSPDAVSLMTLHAAKGLEFPVVFISGVSDGIIPLKNRKGDCDIDEERRLFYVGMTRAKEELIILTSSAPSPFLADFPEGFCSEGNAFERKKAPEFEQIKFF
- the feoB gene encoding ferrous iron transport protein B, whose amino-acid sequence is MGCTCQSTGVNVLKETFNVSRNSDNEFVIALAGNPNVGKSTVFNSLTGLNQHTGNWPGKTVTNAQGYYKHRDKDFILVDIPGTYSLMSNSVEEEVARDFVCFGKPDATVVVTDATCLERNLNLVLQTLEITDKVVVCVNLMDEAKRKKISIDIDGLSKRLGVPAIGTSARNNKGLNDLMETVYKITNKQANTSPLKVKYDDIIEKAIEYLEPYVKGIVGNTINSRWVTLKLLDGDKTLLSSLNDFLGFKLNENEIIINKLKYARKFLVDNGINPDAFRDNVVSSIVHTAENICNHVVKLENKKYNATDRRIDSILTSKLFGIPIMIVLLGLVFWLTITGANYPSEIIARFLFWIEDRLTDFFMWIGSPAWLHGVLVLGIYRTLAWVVSVMLPPMAIFFPLFTLLEDLGYLPRVAFNLDNFFKKACAHGKQALTMCMGFGCNAAGVIGCRIIDSPRERLIAIITNNFVPCNGRFPTLIAISTIFIGSAVSSAYHSLVSTIAMICVIVLGVAMTLLMSRILSKTILKGLPSSFALELPPYRKPQIGRIIVRSILDRTLFVLTRAISVAAPAGLIIWLMANIQVGNMSLLSHGANFLQPFANLIGLDGYILMAFILGLPANEIVVPIIIMSYTATGNILELSSLEELRNLLVSHGWTYLTAVCVMLFSLMHFPCGTTLLTIRKETQSIKWTLISFLVPTITGIVICFIVTQTVRLISLI